A window from Fusarium musae strain F31 chromosome 8, whole genome shotgun sequence encodes these proteins:
- a CDS encoding hypothetical protein (EggNog:ENOG41~antiSMASH:Cluster_8.1) — protein MADSQLGRDQDDGGDPECLQQTQSRRGQLPAGRWLWTADMSIVTPASQSMGERRPGYPQAQRACSGLEV, from the exons ATGGCCGACTCCCAGCTTGGCCGCGATCAAGATGACGGTGGGGACCCGGAATGTCTGCAACAGACTCAGTCACGAAGAGGGCAACTACCCGCGGGACGCTGGCTCTGGACCGCTGATATGAGTATTGTTACACCC GCCTCGCAGAGCATGGGCGAGAGACGACCTGGGTATCCGCAGGCTCAAAGAGCATGCAGTGGACTCGAAGTATGA
- a CDS encoding hypothetical protein (antiSMASH:Cluster_8.1), with translation MPWTILPALLVLWGVCWMFILGPGDLEPEKFKAPVPTFSPAPAAYDFFDNSGQAYYNCFEHPSIDSLPFDNDGAGVDPIYLVQAAPQDPVFLSFDVLPRNSAGITETSSKEELTEALPAAVTPDSILQSYGATSSQEPFNAMVNVASVDQGVQNAGGQKSTSSFVCPKCQQTFATSFTLNRHQKEAHKDAASSPEQSFPCPNRGCKRSEGGTPFPRLYNLRRHLRICNHDPKASTSSAESDGTEEQPVSHPVSTPALPAELQPAEPLSECSSGESSTRKRSRSENDGEETGDDWSEESLLREMKKKLKRMAQEVKEKEDAYLRAREGLESFQKTIQVMEDSLRKS, from the exons ATGCCCTGGACCATATTGCCTGCACTGCTGGTACTATGGGGTGTTTGTTGGATGTTCATCCTCGGCCCTGGTGATCTTGAGCCTGAAAAGTTCAAAGCGCCTGTTCCGACGTTCtcaccagctccagctgccTATGACTTTTTTGACAACTCGGGCCAAGCGTACTACAATT GCTTTGAGCACCCTTCTATCGACAGCCTCCCGTTCGACAACGATGGCGCCGGTGTTGATCCCATATACTTGGTTCAAGCTGCTCCTCAAGATCcagtctttttgtcttttgaCGTGTTACCGAGGAACAGTGCAGGGATTACGGAAACGTCGTCGAAAGAAGAGCTCACTGAAGCGCTGCCAGCTGCTGTCACTCCAGATTCAATACTACAGTCCTACGGAGCCACGAGCAGCCAAGAGCCATTCAATGCAATGGTTAATGTTGCATCGGTTGATCAGGGAGTTCAAAATGCTGG TGGCCAGAAGAGCACATCTTCCTTTGTATGTCCGAAATGCCAGCAGACATTTGCAACATCCTTCACTCTCAACCGACATCAGAAAGAAGCGCACAAGGATGCAGCATCCAGCCCTGAACAGTCGTTTCCATGCCCGAACAGAGGCTGTAAGAGGTCAGAGGGAGGGACTCCCTTCCCACGTCTTTATAATCTGAGAAGACATCTTCGGATTTGCAACCACGATCCGAAGGCTTCGACCTCATCGGCCGAGTCGGACGGCACAGAAGAGCAGCCAGTGTCTCATCCAGTTTCAACACCAGCCTTACCTGCTGAGCTACAGCCTGCTGAGCCACTATCAGAGTGTTCATCAGGAGAGAGCAGCACTAGAAAAAGGTCGAGGTCTGAAAATGATGGGGAGGAAACCGGTGATGACTGGAGTGAGGAATCATTGCTGAGAGAGATgaaaaagaagctcaagcgaATGGCTCAAGAGgtcaaagagaaggaagatgcaTATCTCCGGGCTCGGGAGGGGCTGGAATCCTTTCAAAAGACCATCCAAGTCATGGAAGACTCGCTCCGAAAGTCCTAG
- a CDS encoding hypothetical protein (antiSMASH:Cluster_8.1): MASELRRPRINYSRLSTSKDEVRFLEIEPANSVNDQVICRLITLPLSRDVEFIAISSLLGDPADQDRIILDRNPIPVPVHIALALKHVRAVFYPAVSKSSESLGRDRKSPNWLRSLLRHFGGREVDNRPKLRVWIDCICINSMDSRENSKSRVIMYHVYQRAQMVVGWVGLKIPQTDLGIQLIQAFDSAMPETWQEPGDREEHPENYSPHHEWAIPIIHLFDPQSDAAIGTADFLNRNFFHRRWILEEMAMARVPTFLIGDAIVSWKQLLRVNLAMEEFKDHESNVCPASTRPLIHEFPLGTIHALLDEFEKRKKMAKMESLNSTSVTGSVTSADSMSHQDSNTRSIP; encoded by the coding sequence ATGGCATCCGAATTACGACGTCCAAGGATCAACTACTCCAGATTGAGCACCTCCAAAGACGAGGTCCGTTTCTTGGAGATTGAACCGGCAAACTCAGTCAATGACCAGGTCATCTGTCGCCTCATCACCCTCCCTCTAAGCCGAGACGTCGAattcatcgccatctccTCACTACTCGGCGACCCCGCAGACCAAGACAGAATCATTCTCGACCGAAATCCCATTCCCGTCCCCGTCCACATCGCCCTCGCCCTCAAACATGTCCGAGCCGTCTTCTACCCCGCCGTGAGCAAATCGAGCGAAAGCTTGGGCAGGGACAGAAAATCACCGAATTGGCTGAGGAGCCTTCTCAGGCATTTCGGTGGGAGAGAGGTGGACAACAGGCCGAAGCTGCGGGTATGGATCgactgcatctgcatcaactCGATGGACTCGAGGGAGAACTCCAAGAGCAGAGTCATCATGTACCACGTGTACCAGCGCGCGCAGATGGTAGTGGGCTGGGTGGGACTCAAGATACCGCAGACAGATCTCGGTATCCAGCTCATCCAAGCATTTGACAGTGCTATGCCCGAGACGTGGCAGGAACCTGGCGATAGAGAGGAACACCCCGAGAACTACTCACCGCATCACGAGTGGGCAATTCCCATTATCCACTTATTCGACCCCCAAAGCGACGCTGCCATTGGAACTGCAGACTTTCTCAACAGGAACTTCTTCCACCGCCGCTGGATCCTCGAAGAGATGGCCATGGCCAGGGTACCGACCTTTCTGATTGGTGATGCGATTGTTTCGTGGAAACAATTACTACGAGTCAATCTTGCCATGGAGGAGTTCAAGGATCACGAGTCAAACGTCTGCCCCGCATCTACAAGACCCTTGATACACGAGTTTCCATTGGGCACGATCCATGCATTGCTGGACGAGTttgaaaagaggaagaagatggcaaagATGGAGTCACTCAATAGCACCTCTGTCACAGGAAGTGTCACGAGCGCAGACTCGATGAGCCATCAGGACTCCAACACGAGGTCGATACCATGA
- a CDS encoding hypothetical protein (antiSMASH:Cluster_8.1~SMCOG1052:Terpene synthase/cyclase metal-binding domain protein) — MVPSLITPPPSRSGEATPPKDACLYPVNGAEPEGHWIRLPEALFSSIMAVEPEVNPLYKTSKALSDEWLKTALRMNDKTATVWSRLDIAYMSAICAPHADLETLKLMNDWNGWVFAFDDPFDEGTFANDPIKAAEEVIYTLSTLDNIHPVVSPDENPLRHTLQSCWMRFRERSSPSLQYRWKKHLTMYCVGVLQQVGVQHRATRPTIEEYMDMRAGCVGAYPCIGLMEQNDLCSYRKDLIQGEESNIIFILKDQGMTDQQAVDQIGEMLYDCYRRWHMALANLPFWGEGIDRDVIKFVNGCRNIALGNLHWSLYTFRYLGNDGPEVKRTRMMKLP, encoded by the exons ATGGTACCCAGCCTAATCACACCGCCTCCGAGCCGCTCTGGAGAAGCCACACCACCAAAAGATGCCTGTCTGTACCCGGTCAATGGCGCCGAACCCGAGGGTCACTGGATACGACTTCCAGAAGCGCTGTTCTCGTCAATTATGGCAGTGGAACCAGAAGTCAATCCCTTGTACAAGACATCGAAAGCTTTATCAGACGAATGGCTGAAAAC TGCATTGCGGATGAACGACAAGACAGCGACCGTCTGGAGTCGGCTTGACATTGCCTACATGAGCGCAATATGCGCGCCGCATGCTGATCTCGAAACACTTAAACTGATGAATGACTGGAATGGATGGGTCTTTGCATTCGATGACC CCTTTGACGAGGGAACATTTGCCAATGACCCCATCaaagcagctgaagaagtcaTCTATACACTCTCGACCCTCGATAATATCCATCCCGTTGTCTCACCCGACGAGAACCCACTGCGACATACCCTCCAATCCTGCTGGATGCGTTTCAGAGAGCGATCTAGCCCGAGTCTACAGTACCGATGGAAGAAGCACCTTACCATGTACTGTGTCGGCGTGCTGCAACAGGTTGGCGTCCAGCATAGGGCGACACGGCCTACAATCGAGGAGTACATGGACATGCGCGCTGGTTGCGTAGGAGCTTACCCCTGCATTGGGCTCATGGA ACAAAACGACTTGTGCTCGTACCGAAAGGATTTGATCCAGGGTGAAGAGAgtaacatcatcttcatcctgaAGGATCAGGGCATGACTGATCAGCAAGCGGTTGACCAGATTGGGGAGATGCTCTATGACTGCTACCGAAGATGGCACATGGCCTTGGCGAATCTGCCGTTCTGGGGTGAGGGCATTGACAGGGATGTCATAAAGTTTGTCAATGGATGCCGAAATATCGCACTCGGTAACCTTCACTGGAG TCTATACACGTTCAGATATCTTGGCAACGATGGTCCAGAAGTAAAGAGGACTCGCATGATGAAGCTCCCTTAG